ttatttacaaatatgaaaaaaaaaatatatatttcagcCAAGTATTGAAATGCAATTAATGGGATATGAATATTAGAGAAATATTATGCAAATAAGtgatgtatatttatttttttaatttgtaaccAAGCTATTTGTGTTAGcttattagagaaaaaaattatatcgattcaaaaaagaatattgaaaTGGGTTTAAAGATGTGTACATGAATGAACGGAATACTACATCTGAATGAGAGTTATCGTGAAGATAAAATGGCTGACAGAAGTTTAAAATAACAGAAGTTATTACATATACCAACAAAGTTAAAGCGTAAGTGAGTGAGTACAAATGATGTTGGAAGATTCAGGTTGGTCTATAGAAACAAGAAGTAAGCAACATAACGATGTCCCAGAAAAATGCATGTGACATGGTTAAAAAAGTGTACGTgatgttaaaatatcaaatcGAAAGCATGGTATGTGACAAGAATGGAAGAAGATCTATATCCTTCCACATCTCAACCACCATCTTTCCGGAACTTTAATGACAAAACATGTAACTCTGTTGAAAGGGAGTGGAGACGAGCTTTGTCTTTAATGTCATTTCCTCTTTGTCtagaaagtaatttttttttttaaatacaattaattttaaattgtctatgaaattatgtttgaatttgataatATAGACTGTAATCTAAAATTCATCAAAGTATTGGAACCGTAATATTGACATGGCTTAAAAGAATGGCTGTAATGATATCTACCAAAAAAGCATATAATTCTCGCTAAAATTTATGTACGTAATATCGAATAAGTATTGATTTCTATTATTGGATAACGCTTTATAAATACCTATAAGgtccaataaaaaataatgcaCGTGAATtatcataataaatattttaaaggtcGTGGTTTACAAAATGACACACACTCAGTTCCTCTGATCCCAAAATTGTGGAGAGCAGGGAATGATTAAACTTCAATctacattaaattaaataaataaataaaaacttgaaagttaaaattaaaaaaataaactaaaaataaaacatattatccataatattatttaaaccttattttattcaaatggGTAAAAATTCCCGTCTTTCACTCACAGTCACGAGgcagtgaaaaaaaaaaggtgggCCCACCTTTTTTTTACTGATGAAAAAATGCAACACGGTGGGACCTACCCAGGGGTGCTCTGATTGGGCCCCACCTGTGATTTTAATGatgcaattattattattattattattattttcatcatATCCATTTTAAAGGTAAGAattaatctttataatttgacaaaaaatttaaaaataattactatttttatagtttcattaaattataaacacagaaaataaatttaaaatttaacgtaatattgattattttatatctCGTCTATAGAAacttattataattaattttaacaaaaaacaatcaattttaagcttaatttttttattttaaatctatttttttattttttattttttaacttgttTTAAACGGCGTTGACAAACGTTTACGGTGACAGTCACCGCACTGTAGTGTCGGCCAGTCACAATGTGCCAGGTTGGATCCGAACGGGTGCATGAATTTCCATGCTGTCAGAAAATGGGAGgggtaattttctttttattatagtaaaaaacaaaatgcttATTCGATTTCTGgccatatatttataaaaataacaatttttttttgtaattataattttaaaataatttaatttatcaataaaattattgtttaaatttaaaatatatatatatggacgtagtatatttataaactataaagtctaaattattaaatgttaaaatttgactattttaaaactaaagttcataaattaaataagaatagaCCGTACATGAATTAACCAATATTTTTTACTGCTCTGtttattagttaaaaaaattaataagataATAAATCTTAACTATATAGTCAATCAACTagttatttctaaattttgcgagaaaaaaaataaactcgttagaaatttaaaagagtCGTAGCGAGTGAcgttttcaataatttaataaatgtaaatttgataatattgCGATAATCCCATTTATAATTCGCTATTATTCCATGTCTAAGTCAATCTACATATTATAACCATATTATAAATAGCAATaatgttaaataatttaaaagattagaTAAACCCCGAATTTAAAATGCGAGCCATTCTAGCCgacaatttaaaaatcatttaaaataagttttcaataaataataataacaaaataaaaataacagaatcaatattaagtttattaaaattccattaattatatatatatatataatctaagTCTTACCGACACTTTCTCTTGGCTACACACCAACCATATTGTATTTTACCCTTagggaaattttaaatattactaATAAACCGACGTTACTATTAAAATTGTACTGAAATTGAGCGTGACAGAGGCGAACTATTCACTAACgttattcaaaattaagaaattaaattagaataaatttttgaaatgtcTGAGATTTTTCtattagaaatttaataattggAGTTAATATGTTATTGTTAGTATCAACGTCATATTATAAATCGATGACAACgtactaataaaataaaaattatattaattttgttacacgtatatttaatatttcttaaatataatataatcaaatctatattagacaatattatatagacattaaaaaaaaacatgttcgAAATGATAGACACGACATTATCAActtcttattttttgttttgtaacaCATTCAAACGGAAAACAGATTTGTATTTTGCAACCGTCCTACcgacaaatttaaataaagatattaagttagtatttatttttaatatgtctaataaattattaaacttttaattttattttaataataataagagagaATTTATGAGTTAATTTTGTAAGATCTGGAAGGCTCCATTATTGGTTCCATGGGCGCTTCAATGAAGATCGTACGACAGTACCAGTTCCCTCCCAGCATTACCAAACTTCATAAATTGGATGTTTATTTAATGGGGTATCATATTGAACGGTCTCAGAAAATACAAAAGTGAAATGCCATTAAAACAAGAGACCCAGAATGCAGGATTCCCAAATCCATTGCACCCCAGATCTGTTCTTCAAATGTTGGGGTCCCATATGGGTTTTCGACAGTAACCCTCAACCATAGATCTATCAACACCTGGCTCAGTTTCGGCGGTTGGATCAAAGGAAACTGCCACTGTTATTCGCCGTTTAGTGCAGAAGAATCTGCGCCGAGTCCACTTTCTTTTCTCGCTTTCTTTCGGGTTTAATCTGTGGCGAATGCTGAAGAGGGGGGCCTTTTCTTCTTCGGTAATTTCGCTCGAGATCAACCCCATACTTGACGATTCCTTACAGGGTTCACTGTTTACTCTGTTTTTGGGGATTAAAAGGTACTGCCCATCTGCCCTACTTCCTGAAATTCTCGTGCCATTTCTGCTTGTTTGGGAACCTTtgttggtgtttttctttctggaTTTTTTGATTTTCGTTGTTGGTTGATCTGAATCATCGTTGCTTTATGGTGATTGCTGTTTTTGTCTTGTGATTTGTGTTCTGAAATGTGGTTGGGAAGTAACAGAGTTGGGGGATGATTTGGAAAACATGGATTTGTGAACTTATTGAGAGAGATTGAACTGTTTGATTAGATTAAGGTTGAGATTCCATTGATGGGTCTGTGGATTTCTTTCAAATGGTTAAATGTTGTTTGTGTATGTAATGAAGAAAGTGTTTAACAAGCTAGAGAGCTTCAGTGCAATGTTTTGGATGTGGCTTTTAAGTTACTTAGTGCCTTGAAAACAACATAGACACGGCCAGAGGctaaactaaaacaaaaaaaggctCCCTAATCTAACAAAATGAGACCTAAAGAAGCTTTTGAGTATCATGGGAAAGGGGATGTTCGAAGGGACAAAGTTGATCGGGTTAAAGGATTGGAATGAAGGTGATATGTTATATGAGTGTGGGAAAGGGTAAAGGTATTGTgatagcccaagctcaccgctagcagatattgttcgttttggcttgttactATCGTCGTTACCCTtgcagttttaaaacgtgtctattagggagatgtttccacactcttataagtaatgtttcgtttccctctccaaccgatgtgagatctcacaatccacccccttggggcccaatgtccttgctgacacattgcccggtgtctggctctgataccattggtaacagcccaagcacaccactagcagatattgttctctttgggttttcccttctgggtttcccttcaaggttttaaaacgcgtctactagggagatgtgggtgtctagctctgataccatttgtaacaatccaagcacaccaatagtagatattgttttctttgcaCTTTTCCTTCTGGCCTTCcgttcaaggttttaaaatgcgtctactagggagatgttttcacactcttataagtaatgtttcgtttccctctccaaccgatgtgtgacctcacaatccaccccccttggtgCCCatcatcctcgctggcacatggcccgatgtctggctctgataccatttgtaacaccctaagcccaccactagccgatattgtcctttttggactttcccttatgggcttcccctcaaggttttaaaaggcgtctactagagagaggttccacactcttataaggaatgtttcgttcccatctccaaccgatgtgggatctcacaagtaTGCATCGGTTTAGTAGTTGGCTTAGGCTTGAGTGAGAGgattcgagagagagagagggttaAAGTACCTCAAATTCTGATAGTTACTTCCCAAATTACAGTGTTCTTAAACCACATGCATATACAACTCATCTTACTCAAGCTCATACCTTACTTTGTGCTTTGCTCATAGGCACCATCCTAGAGGCATCTACATGTTAGACCTTGTGCCTTATAAAACACCTACGCCGGAGGGGATATTGTATTGCAATATAGATACTTAAATGGGACTACATCAAATTTTCTGAAACGTATATCAATTCTTCTCATGGGACTCTTTATCTTTGTTTCATGTACTTTTAAGGCAATGTTTGGTTGTTCATTATGGAGAAAATGGAAATCAGCTATACAAATCCTAATTtgaatggaaatggaaaccaTTCTTCAGTTGATTCAAAGGTTGCCATTAATGACAAGTCCAACGACACCACCGCATTTGTCAACCACGGTAAATCTTCTTTGTTCAAACCAGTGATCGTTAAAATCTAGGATTGAATCTCATACTCTTTGATATTGGTCAAGACATATATGATCGACTAAGAGgaatgaaatttgaatctcCCACCCTCGCATCAAATATCATAGTAAAAGTCGTGTTGGGCATCGTTTCTGAACAGCAGAGATAGCTTGGCATGAACAAAGAAGGGAATGGGTAGGCGACCATTTTGAAAACGTGCAACGAGCACCACCGATGGAACCAATCTTGAGGTATTCATTTAGCTTCAAGCATCAGTTTCAAAGCCATTCTTGGGCTACCGTTTCCAAGTGTTTAGCCATTGACGATGCGTTCCATGTTGCAGCTGGACAACAACTTACGAAGATCTTCTTTTGACTGCAGAGCCCTTTCAGCAGCCTATTCCATTAGCTGTAaggttttgtttgttcatcCTCATCCTCATCCTCATCCTCATCCTTCCCTTTCGATTACTTTAATGAAACTTGTCTGGATTGGATTGTGCAGGAAATGGTAGACTTCTTGGTTGATATCTGGCATGAAGATGGCCTTT
This portion of the Cucurbita pepo subsp. pepo cultivar mu-cu-16 chromosome LG08, ASM280686v2, whole genome shotgun sequence genome encodes:
- the LOC111799647 gene encoding uncharacterized protein LOC111799647 isoform X1 yields the protein MEKMEISYTNPNLNGNGNHSSVDSKVAINDKSNDTTAFVNHAEIAWHEQRREWVGDHFENVQRAPPMEPILSWTTTYEDLLLTAEPFQQPIPLAEMVDFLVDIWHEDGLYD
- the LOC111799647 gene encoding uncharacterized protein LOC111799647 isoform X2 — its product is MEKMEISYTNPNLNGNGNHSSVDSKVAINDKSNDTTAFVNHEIAWHEQRREWVGDHFENVQRAPPMEPILSWTTTYEDLLLTAEPFQQPIPLAEMVDFLVDIWHEDGLYD
- the LOC111799647 gene encoding uncharacterized protein LOC111799647 isoform X3; protein product: MEKMEISYTNPNLNGNGNHSSVDSKVAINDKSNDTTAFVNHAEIAWHEQRREWVGDHFENVQRAPPMEPILSWTTTYEDLLLTAEPFQQPIPLAVRKW